The DNA region TCCTGTTTTCCGTGTTTTCTCTGTTGGCCGATTCGATTTTTTGGCCAAAGAAATACCCTGTAAGCGTCCCGGTGACCGAGGTGAATGCCCCGATCACTGCCACGATATCACTCGCTGTTCTCATGCCGACCAATATCATCAAACATCCAATCAGTAATGATGCTATCAGTCCTACGAGCGCGATGTAGAGACCGTAACTAGCATTTGTTCCGCTGTGTTGTTCGCTTGCCCCCGCTTGATTTGCATTTTGTGCTTCCGGGTTCTGAGTTTCTGTCATGTTTTCAGTCCTCAATAATTGTAGTGATAGCTATATTCGTATATATATATTTAACTCATCTTTTTCTTACAATATATTGATCATCCGATAATACTAGAGAAAATCGGAAAAAACCATGAAATAGGGTGGTTTCAAAAAAAAATATGGGTGATTTTCGCTCAATCCTGCTGCAGGGCCTGTATCCGGTCAGGTATATCCGAGCGGATGGACACAGCGAACCTTTCTTCCGTCGATGTTTCGTAAGACCTGCATCTCCTTACACAGATCATCGCGGAAAGCGCAGCGGTCAAAATATCTGCAGCCCTCTTCAGGAATAGGTGGTTTTTCGCTGGGAAGCACCGCCATTTCCCGGTAATGCGCCGCATCCCACAACGCCTGCGTATAGGGATGCAGGGGATGAGTGAACACATCCTCCCCGATCTCGACGAATTTTCCCCCGAACATCACATACGTCAGATCAGCCACGACGTTTGCAAACACCAGATCGTGTGTGATGATAATAAGAGCAATATTTCGCTTCTTCTGAATATCCTTCAGCAGGGACATGATGTATGACTGCACGGAGACATCCAGCATCGAGGTCGCCTCGTCACAGATCAGCAGATCCGGTTTCAGTGCCAGGGCACGGGCGATAACCACCCTCTGCAGTTCGCCGCCGCTCACCTGATGCGGGAACCTTGTTATGAACTCCGGTCCGAGTCCGACCTCGGCGAGAAGTTCAGGCACCATCTTGGCGATCTCTCCCCGTGAATACTTCCCGGAAAGAACCAGCGGTTCGGCCACCGACCTTCCGAGTTCCCACCGCGGATCCACCGCATCGTCAGGGTTCTGAGGGATCATCTGGAACTTCACGATGTGCTGCCGAAGCTCCTTCCACTTCATCCCGGTCAGTTTCTCACCGGAACAGTACACCTCGCCTTCGGTTGCCGGAAGCTGCATGGTGAGCATTTTCACGAGCGTGCTCTTCCCGCATCCCGACTCCCCGACGATCGCGATCGTCTCGCCTTTGCCGATCGAAATACTTACCCGGTCCACGGCCACCTTCTTCGTCACGGAAATCATACCGGACGTATAGACTTTCCTTAGTTCCTCTCCTCTAAGCATACTTCCAGCACCTCACGGTTCGTCCGTTCGTTTCGGTCATCGGCGGTTTTTCCGTCCGGCACCTGTTGTCGGCAAAGGGGCACCGCGGATTAAATCTGCATCCGTCCGGGACCTCGATCATCGACGGGGAGGGGCCGGGGATCGGATGCATCCCGCGTTCCGGCAGGGAATCGAGCAGGGCCCGGGAGTAAGGATGAAGAGGTTCTTTGAAAAACATCTCTGTTGGAGCGATTTCGAGGATCTCGCCGCAGTAGTTTACCGCGATCCTGTTTGCCATCGCTTTGGCAAAATCAATATCGTGCGTTATCAAAAGAAAAGCACATCCTTCGGCAGAGACCCTTCTAAAAGTCTCCGCGATCTCCTGTTTTTTGAGAGAGTCGACCCCTTTCGTCGGCTCGTCTGCGATGATCAGCTGAGGATTTGCCGCCGTTCCCATGGCGACCATCGCCCGCTGGAGCATACCTCCGCTGTACTGGAAAGGATACTCGCGTGCACGGGTCTTTCCAGGCACGATGGAAAACCTTTCCAGAAGCGACACGGCTTTTTCTCTGGCAGCTTCTTTTGTTATCCCCAGATGCGTCCACATCGGCTCCGCGATCTGGTTTCCGACCCGGATCCCCGGGTTCATCGAGAGATACGGGTTCTGAAAAATCGAACCGATCGTTTTTCCCCGGATCTTCTGCATCTCCTTTTCTGAAAGATCCGTAAGAGAGATCCCGTCAAGAGAGATATTGCCGGAAAAAATTGCATTGTCGGGAAGTAACCGCAGCACCGCAAGGCCGAGAACCGACTTGCCGGATCCCGATTCTCCAATAAGGGCGAACGTCTCATGCTCTTTTATCGAAAAGGAGGCATTGTCCACTGCCCGGACCGATCCGTTTTCCGTGGTCAGATGGACGCAGACATCCGTCACTTTCAGTATGCAGGTCATATTCTCCCCTCGAGTTCGGTTTTGGTCATCTTCTGGTCGAGAACATCACGCAGTCCGTCGCCGAAATAATTGAAGGCGAGCACGGTTATCATGATCATAAGACCCGGGAAGAACATCAAATACGGATCGGTCGTGACATAGGTCCTGCCCGCATTCAGCATCGCTCCCCACTCGGGAGTAGACGGCTGGACACCGAGTCCAAGGAAACTCAGACCCGCAGCTGCGAGAATAACGTTTCCGATGCCAAGCGTCGCCATGATCAGGACCGGCGAGATGATATTCGGCATCAGATGCTTTCCCATGATATAGAAGTTGGAACCGCCGACCCATCGTGCCGCGTGCATATATCCTTTTGATTTGATATCGAGGGTCGCTCCGCGTGCGACCCGGGCAAACGAGGTCCACTCGACGATGATGAGAGCAAGGATCATGTTCTCTATTCCCTGTCCCAGGAACGCAGTTATCGCGAGGGCGAGAAACATCGACGGGAACGCGAGGAAACTGTCCGTCAGCCGCATGATGACTTCATCCAGCCACCCGCCGTAATATCCCGCAAGGATCCCAAGGGTAAGGCCGATCGCGAGCGAAACTCCGACAACGATGAACCCGACCGAAAGCGAGGCACGTGCTCCGTACATCGTCATGGTAAGGATGTCCCTGCCTAAATGATCGGTCCCGAACGGGTGTTCCAAAGACGGGAACTGCAGACGGTCCGAGAGATTTTTGTTGGTGTAGTCGTACGGTGACAGAACATCCGCAAAAAGCGCCATACAGATGAGCAGCCCAAGAATGATGAGGGAGATCATGATCTGCCGGTTTTTGAGATACTTACGAAGTTCTGTCATATCGTATCTCCGGGTTTGCCCATACATAGAGCAGGTCGACAATGAAGTTGATGACTAAAAATATGATTGCGACGAAGAGGATGGAACCCTGGATCATCATGTAATCATACGAGAGAATCGAACTTACGACGAGATTTCCGATACCCGGCCAGCCGAAGATCGTTTCTACCACGACGGACCCGTTTAAGAGGAATCCGATCGAAAGACCGACAACGGTAATGATCGGAACAAGGGCGTTTTTCAGCGCATGCCGCATCAAAACCGTCGCCTCGGACAAACCCTTTGCCCGGGCAGTCTGGATATACTCTTTTCCAAGCACATCGAGCATACTCGATCTGACCATGCGCATCATCACGGCGGCCGATCCCGTCCCAAGGACAAGGGCGGGGAGGATCATATACGAGATGTCGGTCCCGTGCCCGAACCCGCCGCCCGGCAGCCAGTGAAGGATGACGGAAAACACGATGATCATAAGGTATGCCTGCCAGAAGTTCGGCATCGACACGCCGATAAGGGCGCCGAACCGGCATAAACTGTCGAAGATCGTGTTGTGTTTGACCGCCGAGATGATGCCAAGCGGGATCGCGATGATAAGTGCGATGACGAGTGCAAGGGCCGACAGAGTCAGTGTATTTTTGAATGCATTGATCACGGTCTCAAAGACGGGTTGTTCGCTCATGTAGGAGTACCCAAGATCGCCGGTCGCTGCGTTTTTCAGCCAGGTCATATACTGGACGATGAACGGCTGGTCAAGTCCGTGGGCCACACGGAATTGTTCGACGGCCGCCTCATCGTAGCCCCCGCCGGGGCTCGTCATCATGATCTCCGCCGGGTCTCCCGGGGCGATGTAGATAAGAGAAAAACTCAAAAATGAGATGAAGATAAGTATCGGTATCAGATACAGAAGTCTTCTGATGAAATACTCTCTCAGCATGATTTCTTTGCAGAGACTATGTAGGGGGTGACCGTAGTTTCGCCGATATCGATCGACTTCAGGAACGCCTGATAGTCGTCAAGATACCGCCATGTCGAGTCGGAAAATCCGTGACCCGTAATGAGGGAGACGACCTTTTCAGGCGTGTTGTTTTTGCCGAGCGGGAGATTTGGACGGACTTCCTCGTAGCATTCGTCGAAGAATTCAGAGTAGGGTTTGTTTGGTGTGGTATGATCTTGTGTGTCGGTATACCAGACCCCGTCTACGGCTATTATCTGGCCGCCCGGTGTGAGGATTTTGTTTGCTCCGTTAAGAAAAGCATCAGGATGCGGCAGGGTCCACATCAGATATTTGCTGATGATGAGATCGGCGGAACCTGCGTCAAGATCGAGATTTTCAGCGTCGCCCTCGCGGAATGCTGCTGTAATTCCGAGTTTTTCCGCATTGGCCTGTGCTTTTTTGACCATTTCTGGAGAGAGGTCGATCCCGGTAACAGTGTGCCCCATCTTTGCAAGAGCGAGCGCTAAAATGCCGGGTCCGGTTCCTACCTCGATGACGTTGAGATGCTTTCCCGCCGGAATGATCGGCGTAAAGATTCGTTCCCAGAACTCGATCTCATCGGTGATTCGGCTCATATATTCCTGGTGATAACTTGTGCTTCGCCAGTTCCAGTAATCAGCTATTTTGTCTTTGATCATGATTTAACTCCTGTTTCAAGGTAAGGTGTCGTTTGATAATCCCGTCCGTTCGGGTCGCATCTCTGCATGTAGTCGGCATACTCGGGGAGATATTTCCAGGAGACCTCGGAGAAACCTGCGGTTTCCACGAGGCCTGCGATCCTTTCCGGCGTGTTCGCATTATAGAGAGGAAGATACTGCCGGATATTTGCCGAACACTCTTCGGTTTCCTGGTCATCGGGTTTGAACCAGTGACCGTCTATCGCAAAGATCCTGCCGCCGGGGACGAGGACACGTTTGCATTCCTGGAAAAATTTTTCATGGTCCGTCAGGGTCCACAGAAGATGCATGTTCACGACAACGTCGAAACTGTTGTCCGCGAACGGAAGGTTTTCTGCATCTCCCTGATGGAAATCGATGGAAAGACCTCGGGCCGCAGCGCCTTGTTCTGCCCGTGCGAGCATCTCCTCGGAGAGATCGAGAGCCGTGACCCGATGACCTAATTCCGCAAAGGTCATCGCCTGGATCCCGTAACCGGTCCCGATATCCAGTACTTTCAGGGGTGTTTGTTTGGGGAGATACTCTTTGAAGTAGCTCTGCATCAAAACGATCTCCTCGTCGAGATATGCATGATATCGTTTCCGATATCCCGGACTCAGCTCGTTCCAGTGTTTGCGGATCGTTTCGTTCGACATGGGATTCAGGTGATGGTGATGTCTTTGGTCATCATCGTGTATTCGTTCGGGTAGATCTCGAGATTCAGGACATCATTGCCGACTCCCCAGTTCTGCGATTCATAGAACAGATAGATCAGTCCTGCGTCGTTCTGGGTGATGTTCTGGATCTCGTCGTACAGTTCAGCCCGCTCCGCCTGATCGAAGGTCGTGCTTGCTTTCAGGATGAGTTCATCGACTTCGGGGTTGGAGTAGTGCAGCCAGGTGGAAGCATACGCGGCGGTCGAGAAGAACATTCTGCTCAGGAAATAATCCGGGTCTCCGGTCGGCATGGTCGACCAGGCGGCCATCGTCATGTCGTAATTTCCGGCGGCGACATCGACTTTGATGGCGCTGCTTTCCATGATACGCGTGTTGACGGTAATACCCAGATCTTCATACTGGGCTGCGATGACTTCCAGTGTCGGCGGGAGAGCCGCACGTTTGGAGTAGGTCGTTATCTCGATGGTGAACGGTTTGCCGTTGTAATACAGTTTCCCGTCAGCCCCCGGCAGGATCCCTGCCTCGGCTAAGAGAGCCAGCGCCTTTTCTTTGTTGTATGCATATGATTCGATCTCGTCGTTTGCGTTCCACGGCGAGGAGTATGAGAACGGACCGACCGCGACAACGCCGCCGACGCCTTCAAGCGCCGTGTCGACGATCTCCTGACGGTTCACTGCGTAACTGAGTGCCTGACGGACGCGGACGTCATTGAACGGCGCT from Methanocorpusculum labreanum Z includes:
- a CDS encoding ABC transporter ATP-binding protein; amino-acid sequence: MLRGEELRKVYTSGMISVTKKVAVDRVSISIGKGETIAIVGESGCGKSTLVKMLTMQLPATEGEVYCSGEKLTGMKWKELRQHIVKFQMIPQNPDDAVDPRWELGRSVAEPLVLSGKYSRGEIAKMVPELLAEVGLGPEFITRFPHQVSGGELQRVVIARALALKPDLLICDEATSMLDVSVQSYIMSLLKDIQKKRNIALIIITHDLVFANVVADLTYVMFGGKFVEIGEDVFTHPLHPYTQALWDAAHYREMAVLPSEKPPIPEEGCRYFDRCAFRDDLCKEMQVLRNIDGRKVRCVHPLGYT
- a CDS encoding ABC transporter ATP-binding protein yields the protein MTCILKVTDVCVHLTTENGSVRAVDNASFSIKEHETFALIGESGSGKSVLGLAVLRLLPDNAIFSGNISLDGISLTDLSEKEMQKIRGKTIGSIFQNPYLSMNPGIRVGNQIAEPMWTHLGITKEAAREKAVSLLERFSIVPGKTRAREYPFQYSGGMLQRAMVAMGTAANPQLIIADEPTKGVDSLKKQEIAETFRRVSAEGCAFLLITHDIDFAKAMANRIAVNYCGEILEIAPTEMFFKEPLHPYSRALLDSLPERGMHPIPGPSPSMIEVPDGCRFNPRCPFADNRCRTEKPPMTETNGRTVRCWKYA
- the nikC gene encoding nickel transporter permease, whose protein sequence is MTELRKYLKNRQIMISLIILGLLICMALFADVLSPYDYTNKNLSDRLQFPSLEHPFGTDHLGRDILTMTMYGARASLSVGFIVVGVSLAIGLTLGILAGYYGGWLDEVIMRLTDSFLAFPSMFLALAITAFLGQGIENMILALIIVEWTSFARVARGATLDIKSKGYMHAARWVGGSNFYIMGKHLMPNIISPVLIMATLGIGNVILAAAGLSFLGLGVQPSTPEWGAMLNAGRTYVTTDPYLMFFPGLMIMITVLAFNYFGDGLRDVLDQKMTKTELEGRI
- the nikB gene encoding nickel ABC transporter permease; protein product: MLREYFIRRLLYLIPILIFISFLSFSLIYIAPGDPAEIMMTSPGGGYDEAAVEQFRVAHGLDQPFIVQYMTWLKNAATGDLGYSYMSEQPVFETVINAFKNTLTLSALALVIALIIAIPLGIISAVKHNTIFDSLCRFGALIGVSMPNFWQAYLMIIVFSVILHWLPGGGFGHGTDISYMILPALVLGTGSAAVMMRMVRSSMLDVLGKEYIQTARAKGLSEATVLMRHALKNALVPIITVVGLSIGFLLNGSVVVETIFGWPGIGNLVVSSILSYDYMMIQGSILFVAIIFLVINFIVDLLYVWANPEIRYDRTS
- a CDS encoding class I SAM-dependent methyltransferase produces the protein MIKDKIADYWNWRSTSYHQEYMSRITDEIEFWERIFTPIIPAGKHLNVIEVGTGPGILALALAKMGHTVTGIDLSPEMVKKAQANAEKLGITAAFREGDAENLDLDAGSADLIISKYLMWTLPHPDAFLNGANKILTPGGQIIAVDGVWYTDTQDHTTPNKPYSEFFDECYEEVRPNLPLGKNNTPEKVVSLITGHGFSDSTWRYLDDYQAFLKSIDIGETTVTPYIVSAKKSC
- a CDS encoding class I SAM-dependent methyltransferase, with protein sequence MSNETIRKHWNELSPGYRKRYHAYLDEEIVLMQSYFKEYLPKQTPLKVLDIGTGYGIQAMTFAELGHRVTALDLSEEMLARAEQGAAARGLSIDFHQGDAENLPFADNSFDVVVNMHLLWTLTDHEKFFQECKRVLVPGGRIFAIDGHWFKPDDQETEECSANIRQYLPLYNANTPERIAGLVETAGFSEVSWKYLPEYADYMQRCDPNGRDYQTTPYLETGVKS